A single genomic interval of Perca fluviatilis chromosome 19, GENO_Pfluv_1.0, whole genome shotgun sequence harbors:
- the LOC120548563 gene encoding uncharacterized protein LOC120548563 isoform X2 translates to MWKCKDCGTSVSRRSELLKHYKLEHRHYGRHHSYRCIYFNCPCTCKTWNALLSHLSRCHQQSSQTELTTFKCLLCSCNQRSNLKDYFQHIAQHLNNSETVVCVFQGCSYKTNVYGSFRTHRSRNHKDCSETDLKPEVVEKKGSSVNLSAESHCSSIQIDSVGTEPLDELSTDDLGDSSFDVQDLNDLTCNVELKVASLLLKLEHVCLVSSVAVDELLQEFDYLIGTASVPLIHQTLAQHLQNGNCQVDETILQDLASTLSKSNPITASCSGRGPLSTAWKRKTYYKKHFNIVESVEFVLDSQNKK, encoded by the coding sequence ATGTGGAAATGCAAAGACTGTGGTACATCTGTTTCACGAAGATCTGAGCTACTTAAACATTATAAGCTTGAACACAGACATTACGGACGTCACCATTCCTATCGCTGCATCTATTTCAACTGTCCATGTACCTGCAAGACTTGGAATGCACTTTTGAGCCACTTGTCAAGATGTCATCAGCAATCCTCACAAACGGAACTTACCAcatttaaatgtcttttatgCAGTTGCAATCAACGTTCAAATTTAAAAGACTATTTTCAACATATAGCGCAGCACCTGAACAACAGTGAAACGGtagtttgtgtgtttcaggggTGTTCTTACAAAACAAATGTGTATGGCTCGTTCCGAACTCACAGAAGCAGAAATCATAAGGATTGTTCTGAAACTGACCTAAAGCCTGAAGTAGTTGAGAAAAAAGGGTCAAGTGTAAATCTTTCTGCTGAAAGTCATTGTAGCAGTATCCAAATTGATAGTGTTGGTACTGAGCCCTTAGATGAATTAAGTACAGATGACTTGGGTGATTCCAGTTTTGATGTGCAGGATTTAAATGACTTGACATGTAATGTTGAGCTCAAAGTTGCCTCTCTTCTACTAAAGCTAGAACATGTTTGTCTTGTTTCTAGTGTGGCTGTTGATGAACTTTTGCAAGAGTTTGACTATTTAATAGGCACTGCTTCTGTCCCTCTTATCCATCAAACCTTAGCTCAGCACTTACAGAATGGTAACTGTCAAGTAGATGAAACTATTCTGCAAGACCTAGCATCTACTCTCTCTAAGTCAAATCCAATCACTGCTTCTTGTAGTGGCCGTGGCCCTCTTTCCACTGCCTGGAAGCGAAAGACTtactacaaaaaacattttaatattgtagAATCTGTAGAATTTGTGCTCGactcacaaaacaaaaaataa
- the fas gene encoding tumor necrosis factor receptor superfamily member 6: MIAAESSRCPAWFITLVLLSLLVLAASSSGRNRSNPCIDGSYDHEGRTCCLCGAGLHLEEHCTANLQIGKCKTCPKETYSSHPNYQESCEPCTSCSQPNANLEVDEPCTPARNARCRCKKNHYCSSNIKPCIICNPCKVCDDGIKVACTANSDTVCNEKNEEDNKVGIIIGIIVSMLVIGLAVGLACLWKRRRDRKRRHPVELTDFNGPEEQSQFLRAPVVDLQPHLPDIAEVIGWRDMEGVAMRSTIPNAAIEACQMNHPGNIQEATLELLKIWVEKNGREASRKLVQILQRSRKRDTAEKVMDILSRPNNNPA; encoded by the exons TGCCTCTTCATCAGGGCGAAACAGAAGCAATCCTTGTATCGATGGCTCATACGACCATGAGGGGAGGACCTGTTGTCTGTGTGGTGCTG GTCTGCACCTGGAAGAGCACTGCACTGCGAATCTACAAATTGGAAAATGCAAGACCTGTCCTAAAGAGACATACAGCAGTCACCCTAATTACCAGGAGTCCTGTGAGCCCTGCACATCCTGCTCCCAACCCAATG CCAATCTAGAGGTGGACGAACCTTGTACCCCTGCCAGGAACGCTAGGTGTCGATGTAAAAAGAATCACTATTGCAGCAGCAACATAAAACCCTGTATAATCTGCAACCCTTGTAAAGT ATGTGATGATGGCATCAAAGTAGCCTGTACAGCCAACAGTGACACAGTCtgcaatgaaaaaaatgaag AGGATAATAAAGTAGGGATAATAATAGGCATAATTGTCTCGATGCTTGTCATTGGACTTGCTGTTGGACTTGCATGCCTTTGGAAGCGGAGACGCGACC GAAAGAGACGACACCCAGTCGAACTGACAGATTTTAATGGACCTGAG GAGCAGAGTCAGTTTCTTAGAG CTCCAGTTGTGGATCTCCAGCCTCACCTGCCTGACATTGCAGAAGTGATTGGGTGGAGGGATATGGAGGGTGTAGCGATGCGCAGCACTATACCAAATGCTGCTATTGAGGCTTGTCAAATGAACCACCCTGGTAATATTCAGGAAGCGACACTTGAACTACTAAAGATCTGGGTGGAGAAGAATGGCCGGGAGGCTTCAAGAAAATTGGTCCAAATACTACAAAGGAGTAGAAAAAGGGACACAGCAGAGAAGGTGATGGATATATTGTCTAGACCAAATAATAATCCTGCTTGA